The following proteins are co-located in the bacterium genome:
- the dapB gene encoding 4-hydroxy-tetrahydrodipicolinate reductase: MASSEPVGIVVCGAAGRMGRLLVALGSQDPSLRVAGAVEAPAHALLGSDAGAVAGVGPLGIALVDALAPVCRPEHVIVDFTGVPAATLANARLAAERGAGLVVGTTGFTAAEDAELRGLATRTRSVVAANFSVGVTVLLALVAQAATLLDGSFESEIVELHHDRKKDAPSGTALALGRAVAAARGQDFASAAVLAREGQVGARRPDEIGIVALRAGDAVGDHTVLFGGLGERVELIHRAQSRECLVRGALRAAAWVGHRPPGLYGMRDVLGLPA, translated from the coding sequence ATGGCCTCCTCTGAGCCGGTCGGCATCGTCGTCTGCGGCGCCGCCGGCCGCATGGGACGTCTGCTCGTCGCCCTCGGCAGCCAGGACCCGAGCCTGCGCGTCGCGGGCGCCGTCGAAGCCCCCGCCCATGCGCTGCTCGGCAGCGATGCCGGCGCCGTCGCGGGCGTGGGACCGCTCGGCATCGCCCTCGTCGACGCGCTCGCGCCGGTGTGCCGCCCGGAGCACGTGATCGTCGACTTCACCGGCGTCCCGGCGGCGACGCTGGCGAACGCGCGGCTCGCCGCCGAGCGCGGCGCCGGCCTCGTGGTCGGCACGACCGGCTTCACCGCGGCGGAAGACGCCGAGCTGCGCGGGCTCGCGACGCGCACGCGGTCGGTCGTGGCGGCGAACTTCAGCGTCGGCGTCACCGTGCTGCTCGCGCTCGTGGCCCAGGCGGCGACGCTGCTCGACGGCAGCTTCGAGAGCGAGATCGTCGAGCTGCACCACGACCGCAAGAAGGACGCGCCGAGCGGCACCGCCCTCGCGCTCGGCCGCGCCGTCGCCGCCGCCCGCGGACAGGACTTCGCGAGCGCGGCCGTCCTCGCCCGCGAGGGCCAGGTCGGCGCCCGGCGCCCAGACGAGATCGGCATCGTCGCGCTGCGTGCCGGCGACGCCGTCGGCGACCACACCGTTCTCTTCGGCGGCCTCGGCGAGCGGGTGGAGCTGATCCACCGGGCGCAGAGCCGCGAATGTCTCGTACGCGGCGCGCTCCGCGCCGCCGCCTGGGTCGGTCATCGGCCGCCCGGGCTCTATGGCATGCGCGACGTCCTCGGCCTGCCGGCCTGA
- the folK gene encoding 2-amino-4-hydroxy-6-hydroxymethyldihydropteridine diphosphokinase yields MPHRVHIGIGSNLGDRRANALEAMERVSQLPDTRVVRASSLYESEPLGDAKTWFVNSVIEIETDLQPDALLKRLKAIEEAMGRKRVKGKKWGSRIIDLDILLWDTDVVAKRTLKIPHPEMHKRRFVLLPLAELAPHVVHPQLGQSISALLATVKDPKRVTLLPRA; encoded by the coding sequence ATGCCCCATCGCGTCCACATCGGAATCGGTTCGAACCTGGGCGATCGGCGGGCGAACGCGTTGGAGGCGATGGAGCGGGTGTCGCAGCTGCCGGACACCCGTGTGGTGCGGGCGTCGTCGCTCTACGAGAGCGAGCCGCTCGGCGACGCGAAGACCTGGTTCGTCAACAGCGTCATCGAGATCGAGACCGACCTCCAGCCCGACGCCCTCCTGAAGCGTCTGAAGGCGATCGAGGAGGCGATGGGCCGCAAACGGGTCAAGGGTAAGAAGTGGGGCTCGCGCATCATCGACCTCGACATCCTGCTCTGGGACACCGACGTCGTCGCCAAGCGCACGCTCAAGATCCCCCACCCCGAGATGCACAAGCGGCGCTTCGTGCTGCTGCCGCTGGCGGAGCTCGCGCCGCACGTCGTGCATCCGCAGCTCGGCCAGAGCATCTCCGCGCTGCTCGCCACCGTGAAGGACCCGAAGCGGGTCACGCTGCTGCCGCGTGCGTGA
- the argF gene encoding ornithine carbamoyltransferase: MKRDLLRIADLTTAEIEHVLGLAGRLKAELRAGTPHPRLAGRTMAMIFEKPSLRTRVTFEVGMVQLGGAAIHLAPGDIKLGERETPGDIARNLERWVDLVMARVFSHDTVHDLAAAARIPVVNGLSDLHHPCQVLSDCFTLLEHRGRIAGTRVVFVGDGNNMVHSWMDAAARLGFDFVLACPPGYEPDPAITADGGRRVTVTHDVDAAVRAADVLYTDVWTSMGQESEAAARRRAFKSFQLNDRIVALAKPDALVMHCLPAHRGEEITESVLDGPRSVVFDQAENRLHVQKAIMVWLAGAG, translated from the coding sequence ATGAAGCGCGATCTCCTGCGCATCGCGGACCTCACCACCGCCGAGATCGAGCACGTGCTCGGCCTCGCCGGCCGGCTGAAGGCCGAGCTGCGCGCCGGCACGCCGCACCCGCGCCTGGCCGGCCGCACCATGGCGATGATCTTCGAGAAGCCGAGCCTGCGCACCCGCGTCACCTTCGAGGTGGGCATGGTGCAGCTCGGCGGCGCCGCGATCCACCTCGCCCCCGGCGACATCAAGCTCGGCGAGCGCGAGACGCCCGGCGACATCGCGCGCAACCTCGAGCGCTGGGTCGACCTCGTCATGGCCCGCGTCTTCTCCCACGACACGGTGCACGACCTCGCCGCGGCGGCGCGCATCCCCGTCGTCAACGGCCTCTCCGACCTGCACCACCCCTGCCAGGTGCTCTCCGACTGCTTCACGCTGCTCGAGCACCGCGGCCGCATCGCCGGCACGCGCGTCGTCTTCGTCGGCGACGGCAACAACATGGTGCACTCCTGGATGGACGCCGCCGCCCGCCTCGGCTTCGACTTCGTCCTCGCCTGCCCCCCCGGCTACGAGCCCGACCCTGCGATCACCGCCGACGGCGGCAGGCGCGTCACCGTCACGCACGACGTCGACGCCGCCGTCCGCGCCGCCGACGTCCTCTACACCGACGTGTGGACGAGCATGGGCCAGGAGAGCGAAGCGGCCGCCCGCCGCCGCGCCTTCAAGAGCTTCCAGCTGAACGACCGCATCGTCGCCCTGGCGAAGCCCGACGCGCTCGTCATGCACTGCCTCCCCGCGCACCGCGGCGAGGAGATCACCGAGAGCGTGCTGGACGGCCCGCGCAGCGTGGTGTTCGACCAGGCGGAGAACCGCCTGCACGTGCAGAAGGCGATCATGGTCTGGCTCGCCGGCGCGGGGTGA
- a CDS encoding dienelactone hydrolase family protein, whose amino-acid sequence MRLVLAPALAFLALVAGAAAAQDACLSGATVLEDQRQIATLRAAAESTCPCAAAATANAWKRCTKSALNGALAAGTLRQECKKTMRALLKGSTCGSRRIACGRVSRNGDPSCKLTRPNACTSRKKFDATACTAQTTCADVIDWSAGTCDDVRAPGPYAPGFQYVTIVKDSAASPGTPRVLQTAVWYPAVAGSGPIDPTTGGVPGAPADGSGGPYPVILFSHGSCGYETQSTFLTPLLASRGFVVIAPPHVGNTAREFPQCGLPAAQVASAQERPRDMIAALDKLLVLNGSPGSALLGLVDGEHVGMMGHSFGGLTSYLVANAEPRVDAAVALAPAAGAAFRMPVPSLTMLGAIDSVVSNPNARAAWASSVEPKWLVEVEDAGHYAFSDLCFPSADCNPPTTRAQDEAHALALRYIVPFLEIYVAGNERFRPLLATPVPGVAYTQAAP is encoded by the coding sequence ATGCGGCTCGTCCTCGCCCCTGCCCTCGCCTTCCTGGCCCTCGTCGCCGGCGCCGCTGCGGCGCAGGACGCCTGTCTCTCCGGCGCCACCGTGCTCGAGGACCAGCGTCAGATCGCCACCCTCCGCGCCGCCGCCGAGAGCACCTGTCCGTGCGCCGCCGCCGCGACCGCCAACGCCTGGAAGCGCTGCACGAAGAGCGCGCTGAACGGGGCGCTCGCCGCCGGCACGCTGCGCCAGGAGTGCAAGAAGACGATGCGGGCGCTGCTGAAGGGCAGCACCTGCGGCTCGCGCCGCATCGCCTGCGGCCGCGTCTCGCGCAACGGCGACCCCAGCTGCAAGCTGACGCGGCCGAACGCCTGCACCAGCCGCAAGAAGTTCGACGCCACCGCCTGCACCGCGCAGACCACCTGCGCCGACGTCATCGACTGGAGCGCGGGCACCTGCGACGACGTGCGCGCGCCGGGTCCGTACGCGCCCGGCTTCCAGTACGTCACGATCGTGAAGGACTCGGCGGCGAGCCCCGGCACCCCGCGCGTCCTCCAGACCGCGGTCTGGTATCCGGCCGTGGCCGGCAGCGGGCCGATCGACCCCACCACCGGCGGCGTGCCCGGTGCCCCCGCGGACGGCTCGGGCGGCCCCTACCCGGTCATCCTCTTCTCGCACGGCTCCTGCGGCTACGAGACGCAGAGCACCTTCCTCACGCCGCTGCTGGCCAGCCGCGGCTTCGTCGTCATCGCCCCGCCGCACGTCGGCAACACCGCGCGCGAGTTCCCGCAGTGCGGCCTGCCCGCGGCGCAGGTGGCGTCCGCGCAGGAGCGCCCGCGCGACATGATCGCCGCGCTCGACAAGCTGCTCGTCCTGAACGGCAGCCCCGGCTCGGCCCTCCTCGGCCTGGTCGACGGCGAGCACGTCGGCATGATGGGCCACTCGTTCGGCGGCCTCACCTCGTACCTCGTCGCCAACGCCGAGCCGCGTGTCGACGCGGCGGTGGCGCTGGCGCCGGCCGCCGGCGCGGCGTTCCGCATGCCGGTGCCGTCGCTGACGATGCTGGGCGCGATCGACAGCGTGGTATCGAACCCGAACGCGCGCGCCGCCTGGGCGAGCTCGGTCGAGCCGAAGTGGCTCGTCGAGGTGGAGGACGCCGGCCACTACGCCTTCTCGGACCTCTGCTTCCCGTCGGCCGACTGCAACCCGCCGACGACGCGCGCGCAGGACGAGGCGCACGCGCTCGCGCTGCGCTACATCGTGCCGTTCCTCGAGATCTACGTCGCCGGCAACGAGCGCTTCCGCCCCCTGCTCGCGACGCCCGTCCCCGGCGTCGCCTACACCCAGGCGGCCCCCTGA
- a CDS encoding fibronectin type III domain-containing protein, which translates to MRARPSHALLAIALAGIVVAACGQKANPKPPELVHPGVPSSLTAASTPDGVQLTWRRPLRYSGGDRMNDLDYFAVERAPDSGGPFTEVTQVPVTDRDRFRKQRRITWTDGSAQAGTHYYYRVSAVTLDDYRSKPAGPLGITFDPRASPKKVVEAPDVVETPQPPPVIDFEDEDEGGEPAYSPGLGAVPGAIVPAEPETEAEEVDSDDTLDAADGVPTDDPDELPAE; encoded by the coding sequence ATGAGAGCGCGGCCGTCGCACGCCCTGCTCGCGATCGCGTTGGCGGGGATCGTCGTCGCCGCCTGCGGCCAGAAGGCCAACCCGAAGCCGCCCGAGCTGGTGCACCCGGGCGTACCGTCGTCGCTGACGGCGGCCTCGACGCCGGACGGCGTCCAGCTCACCTGGCGCCGGCCGCTGCGCTACTCGGGCGGCGACCGCATGAACGACCTCGACTACTTCGCGGTCGAGCGCGCTCCCGACTCGGGCGGACCGTTCACCGAGGTGACGCAGGTGCCCGTGACCGACCGCGACCGCTTCCGCAAGCAGCGCCGGATCACCTGGACCGACGGCTCCGCGCAGGCGGGCACGCACTACTACTACCGCGTCAGCGCGGTCACCCTGGACGACTATCGGAGCAAGCCCGCCGGCCCGCTCGGCATCACCTTCGATCCGCGCGCGTCGCCGAAGAAGGTCGTCGAGGCGCCGGACGTCGTCGAGACGCCCCAGCCGCCCCCGGTGATCGACTTCGAGGACGAGGACGAAGGCGGCGAGCCGGCCTACTCCCCCGGCCTCGGTGCCGTGCCCGGTGCCATCGTGCCGGCGGAGCCCGAGACGGAGGCGGAGGAGGTCGACTCCGACGACACGCTCGATGCGGCCGACGGCGTGCCCACCGACGACCCGGACGAGCTACCCGCCGAGTGA
- a CDS encoding aspartate aminotransferase family protein yields MTSEQIIARNRAFEIGLYARFPVAFVRGDGARLWDADGRSYLDFFAGLAVNNLGHCHPAVVEAIRHQAGQLLHVSNLYHSAPVGELAELLCTHTFAARAFLCNSGAEANEAAMKLARRWGSDDGGGRYEILATVGSFHGRTFGTLTATGQEKYHQGFRPLLPGIRLVPFDDLAATEAAIAPETVAILVEPIQGEGGVVVPGPEYLRGLRALCDRRKLLLILDEIQTGLGRTGTLFAHEQAGIVPDIMSVAKALGGGVPIGAMLTTATLASVFTPGSHGTTFGGNLLACAAAAAAVRELAKPSLLEHVRTIGARFQAGLARLAARHPRITAVRGTGLMWGAILDGPGRDVVERALDRGLLINCTADRVLRFLPPLVLTEAEMDEGMAILDEALAA; encoded by the coding sequence ATGACCAGCGAGCAGATCATCGCCCGCAATCGCGCGTTCGAGATCGGTCTCTACGCGCGCTTCCCGGTGGCGTTCGTCCGCGGCGACGGCGCGCGCCTGTGGGACGCCGACGGCCGGTCGTACCTCGACTTCTTCGCCGGCCTCGCCGTCAACAACCTCGGCCACTGCCACCCGGCGGTGGTCGAGGCCATCCGGCACCAGGCCGGCCAGCTCCTCCACGTCTCGAACCTCTACCACAGCGCGCCCGTCGGCGAGCTGGCCGAGCTGCTCTGCACGCACACGTTCGCGGCGCGCGCCTTCCTCTGCAACAGCGGCGCGGAGGCGAACGAGGCGGCGATGAAGCTCGCGCGGCGCTGGGGCTCGGACGACGGCGGCGGGCGCTACGAGATCCTCGCCACCGTCGGCTCGTTCCACGGCCGCACGTTCGGCACGCTCACGGCGACGGGCCAGGAGAAGTACCACCAGGGCTTCCGCCCGCTCCTGCCCGGCATCCGCCTGGTGCCGTTCGACGACCTCGCGGCCACCGAGGCGGCGATCGCCCCCGAGACGGTCGCGATCCTCGTCGAGCCGATCCAGGGCGAGGGCGGCGTCGTCGTGCCGGGCCCCGAGTACCTGCGTGGGCTGCGCGCGCTCTGCGACCGGCGCAAGCTGCTCCTCATCCTCGACGAGATCCAGACCGGCCTCGGCCGCACCGGCACCCTCTTCGCGCACGAGCAGGCGGGCATCGTGCCGGACATCATGTCGGTGGCGAAGGCGCTCGGCGGCGGCGTCCCGATCGGCGCCATGCTGACGACCGCGACGCTCGCGTCGGTCTTCACGCCGGGCTCCCACGGCACGACCTTCGGCGGCAACCTCCTCGCCTGCGCGGCGGCGGCCGCCGCGGTGCGCGAGCTCGCCAAGCCCTCGCTGCTGGAGCACGTGCGGACGATCGGCGCGCGCTTCCAGGCCGGGCTCGCGCGCCTGGCGGCGCGGCACCCGCGCATCACCGCGGTCCGCGGCACCGGCCTCATGTGGGGCGCCATCCTCGACGGCCCCGGCCGCGACGTCGTCGAGCGCGCGCTCGATCGCGGCCTCCTCATCAACTGCACGGCGGACCGGGTGCTGCGCTTCCTGCCGCCGCTCGTGCTCACCGAGGCGGAGATGGACGAAGGCATGGCGATCCTCGACGAGGCGCTCGCGGCATGA
- a CDS encoding diaminopimelate epimerase, whose amino-acid sequence MATLAFSKLHGTANDFVYVDAREGLPADPAALAPKLCDRHRGIGADGLILLLPAGDADADCRMRIYNADGSTAEMCGNGIRGFAKYVWDRGIVRKSPMRVATDAGVLAVVPEVVGDRVVRVAVDMGRPEWDGRRIPVDADGEILERPLEVAGRTWEVTCVSMGNPHCVVFVDDVAALDLPAIGPQFEHHPFFPRRVNTEFIQVVGRERLIMRVWERGAAETMACGTGACAAAVAAARTGRADRHVAVTLPGGELEIVWQDDDHVCMTGDAVAVFDGRIEV is encoded by the coding sequence ATGGCCACGCTCGCCTTCTCGAAGCTGCACGGCACCGCCAACGACTTCGTCTACGTCGATGCCCGCGAGGGTCTGCCCGCCGACCCCGCCGCGCTGGCGCCGAAGCTCTGCGACCGCCATCGCGGCATCGGCGCCGACGGGCTGATCCTGCTCCTGCCTGCGGGCGACGCCGACGCGGACTGCCGCATGCGCATCTACAACGCCGACGGCAGCACGGCGGAGATGTGCGGCAACGGCATCCGCGGCTTCGCGAAGTACGTGTGGGACCGCGGCATCGTCCGCAAGAGCCCGATGCGCGTCGCCACCGACGCCGGCGTGCTCGCCGTCGTGCCCGAGGTGGTGGGCGACCGCGTCGTGCGCGTCGCCGTCGACATGGGCCGGCCCGAGTGGGACGGCCGCCGCATCCCCGTCGACGCCGACGGCGAGATCCTCGAGCGGCCGCTCGAGGTCGCGGGCCGCACCTGGGAGGTCACCTGCGTCTCGATGGGCAACCCGCACTGCGTGGTGTTCGTCGACGACGTCGCCGCGCTCGACCTGCCGGCGATCGGGCCGCAGTTCGAGCACCACCCGTTCTTCCCCCGCCGGGTCAACACCGAGTTCATCCAGGTGGTGGGCCGCGAGCGTCTCATCATGCGCGTCTGGGAGCGCGGCGCGGCCGAGACCATGGCCTGCGGCACCGGGGCGTGCGCCGCCGCCGTTGCGGCCGCCCGCACCGGCCGCGCGGACCGGCACGTCGCGGTGACGCTGCCCGGCGGCGAGCTCGAGATCGTCTGGCAGGACGACGACCACGTGTGCATGACCGGCGACGCCGTCGCCGTCTTCGACGGCCGTATCGAGGTGTAG
- the dapA gene encoding 4-hydroxy-tetrahydrodipicolinate synthase, which yields MITGCLTALITPFRNGEIDLEALGKLVESQIAAGVHGLVPCGSTGESATLSHEEHITVVREVVRLARGRVPVVAGTGSNSTHEAIRLTRAAEEAGAQAALLISPYYNRPTQDGIYQHYAAVAEATRLPILVYNIPVRTASNILPETIVRLSRIPNVAGVKESSGSLAQAIEIAAGAGPDFAIYAGDDILTLPIMAAGGVGVISVTANLAPRRMVELTDALAAGDLARARMLLAGLLSLIQSTSLEVNPIPVKTALALMGQCRDEFRMPLTPMTSPNRTRLEAVLRDHGLL from the coding sequence ATGATCACGGGCTGCCTCACGGCGCTGATCACCCCCTTCCGCAACGGCGAGATCGACCTCGAGGCGCTGGGCAAGCTCGTCGAGTCCCAGATCGCAGCCGGCGTGCACGGGCTCGTCCCCTGCGGCTCCACGGGCGAGTCGGCGACGCTCAGCCACGAGGAGCACATCACCGTCGTGCGCGAGGTCGTCCGGCTGGCACGCGGGCGCGTCCCGGTGGTCGCGGGCACGGGCTCGAACTCGACCCACGAGGCCATCCGCCTGACGCGCGCAGCCGAGGAGGCGGGCGCCCAGGCCGCGCTGCTCATCTCGCCGTACTACAACCGCCCCACGCAGGACGGCATCTACCAGCACTACGCCGCGGTCGCCGAAGCGACGCGGCTGCCGATCCTGGTCTACAACATCCCGGTCCGGACGGCGTCGAACATCCTGCCCGAGACCATCGTGCGGCTGTCGCGCATCCCGAACGTCGCGGGCGTGAAGGAGTCGAGCGGCTCGTTGGCGCAGGCGATCGAGATCGCCGCCGGCGCCGGCCCCGACTTCGCCATCTACGCCGGCGACGACATCCTGACCCTACCGATCATGGCAGCGGGCGGCGTCGGCGTGATCTCCGTCACCGCCAACCTGGCGCCGCGGCGAATGGTCGAGCTGACGGACGCGCTGGCGGCCGGCGATCTCGCCCGCGCACGTATGCTGCTCGCGGGGCTGCTCTCGCTCATCCAGAGCACCTCGCTCGAGGTGAACCCGATCCCGGTGAAGACGGCGCTCGCGCTCATGGGGCAGTGCCGGGACGAGTTCCGCATGCCGCTCACACCGATGACGAGCCCGAACCGCACGCGCCTCGAAGCCGTCCTGCGCGACCATGGCCTCCTCTGA
- a CDS encoding argininosuccinate synthase — protein sequence MSQAPRRIVLAYSGGLDTSVILRWLVDTYQAEVIAFCADLGQAEEIEGLDARARGTGAVKCIVEDLREEFVRDFVFPMFRAGAIYESQYLLGTSIARPLIAKRHAEIARAEGADSVAHGATGKGNDQVRFELTFAALAPELTIIAPWREWDMKGRADLIAYAEQRRIPITVTAEKPYSSDRNLLHVSYEGGILEDPWRAPYDDMFQLTVAPEAAPDRAEEVEIDLEAGVPVAVNGERLGPAALLQRLNEIGGRHGVGRVDLVENRYVGLKSRGVYETPGGTLLRQAFQAVESLTLDREVLHLRDTLVPRYADMIYNGYWFAPEREMLQTAIDEAARAVTGAARLKLYKGSLRTTGRKAPRSLYDPKLASFDEAGGYRQADAGGFIRLNGLRLRIRALVERGAR from the coding sequence ATGTCCCAGGCTCCGCGTCGCATCGTGCTCGCTTACTCGGGCGGGCTCGACACCTCGGTCATCCTGCGTTGGCTCGTCGACACCTACCAGGCCGAGGTGATCGCGTTCTGCGCCGACCTGGGACAGGCGGAGGAGATCGAGGGGCTCGACGCGCGCGCCCGCGGCACCGGCGCGGTCAAGTGCATCGTCGAGGACCTGCGCGAGGAGTTCGTGCGCGACTTCGTCTTCCCGATGTTCCGCGCCGGCGCGATCTACGAGAGCCAGTATCTCCTCGGCACCTCGATCGCGCGCCCGCTGATCGCCAAGCGCCACGCCGAGATCGCGCGTGCCGAGGGCGCCGACAGCGTCGCCCACGGCGCCACCGGCAAGGGCAACGACCAGGTGCGCTTCGAGCTCACGTTCGCGGCGCTGGCGCCCGAGCTCACGATCATCGCCCCGTGGCGCGAGTGGGACATGAAGGGCCGCGCCGACCTCATCGCCTACGCCGAGCAGCGCCGGATCCCGATCACGGTGACCGCCGAGAAGCCCTACTCGAGCGACCGCAACCTCCTCCACGTGAGCTACGAGGGCGGCATCCTCGAGGATCCGTGGCGGGCGCCCTACGACGACATGTTCCAGCTGACGGTCGCGCCCGAGGCGGCGCCGGACCGGGCCGAGGAGGTCGAGATCGACCTCGAGGCGGGCGTCCCGGTGGCGGTGAACGGCGAGCGGCTCGGCCCGGCGGCCCTGCTCCAGCGCCTCAACGAGATCGGCGGGCGCCACGGCGTCGGACGCGTCGACCTGGTCGAGAACCGCTACGTCGGCCTCAAGTCGCGCGGCGTCTACGAGACGCCCGGCGGCACGCTGCTGCGCCAGGCGTTCCAGGCCGTCGAGTCGCTGACGCTCGACCGCGAGGTGCTGCATCTCCGCGACACGCTCGTGCCGCGCTACGCCGACATGATCTACAACGGCTACTGGTTCGCGCCCGAGCGCGAGATGCTGCAGACGGCGATCGACGAGGCCGCGCGCGCCGTCACCGGCGCCGCCCGCCTGAAGCTCTACAAGGGCTCGCTGCGCACCACCGGCCGCAAGGCGCCGCGCTCGCTCTACGATCCGAAGCTGGCGAGCTTCGACGAGGCCGGCGGCTACCGGCAGGCCGACGCGGGCGGCTTCATCCGTCTGAACGGCCTGCGGCTGCGCATCCGGGCGCTCGTCGAGCGCGGCGCACGATGA
- a CDS encoding thermonuclease family protein, producing MREPRAGRRLGGLALALVVAAAATAAERRGPVLEVTDGDTIVVRLDGRRERVRLIGIDSPELHASDKLGRDAARSGRSRAAIQADGARAAAFARELLQGRTVRLELDVEPRDRYGRLLAWVWLPDDTLANVAIVRAGFARLLTIPPNVRHTEALRAAEGEARARGRGLWAANADTPAPAQAGRAPDAGGRCPRDHPVKGNHGRRDGRCIAHRPGEASYARTRAERCYRDLAEARAGGCRPAAR from the coding sequence GTGCGTGAGCCCCGCGCGGGCCGGCGTCTCGGCGGCCTCGCGCTGGCGCTCGTCGTCGCCGCCGCTGCGACGGCCGCGGAGAGGCGCGGGCCCGTCCTCGAGGTGACCGACGGCGACACCATCGTCGTCCGGCTGGACGGCCGCCGCGAGCGCGTGCGCCTGATCGGCATCGACTCCCCGGAGCTGCACGCGTCCGACAAGCTCGGGCGCGATGCCGCGCGCAGCGGTCGCAGCCGCGCCGCCATCCAGGCCGACGGTGCGCGCGCCGCGGCGTTCGCCCGCGAGCTGCTCCAGGGCCGCACCGTCCGCCTGGAGCTCGACGTCGAGCCGCGCGATCGCTACGGACGCCTGCTCGCGTGGGTCTGGCTGCCGGACGACACGCTCGCCAACGTCGCCATCGTGCGCGCCGGCTTCGCCCGGCTGCTGACGATTCCGCCGAACGTGCGTCACACCGAGGCGCTGCGCGCCGCCGAGGGCGAGGCGCGCGCGCGCGGGCGCGGGTTGTGGGCGGCGAACGCCGACACGCCCGCACCGGCGCAGGCCGGGCGCGCGCCCGACGCCGGCGGGCGCTGCCCGCGCGACCACCCGGTGAAAGGCAACCACGGCCGGCGCGACGGGCGCTGCATCGCGCATCGTCCAGGGGAGGCGTCGTACGCCCGCACGCGTGCGGAGCGCTGCTATCGCGACCTCGCCGAAGCGCGCGCCGGCGGCTGCCGTCCCGCCGCGCGCTGA
- the argH gene encoding argininosuccinate lyase, which produces MTKRAARTRRASAGAKAWAGRFDEPTAQIVEEFTSSLAIDRRLWPHDLDGSVAHVQTLVRAKLLTPAEGSRLRRGLERIRTELEDGAFRFKRSDEDVHMAIERRLTELVGPVGGKLHTGRSRNDQVALDLRLWLRTECDRQDAALAALQKALATVARKHGEAVMPGYTHLQRAQPVLLAHHLLAYHEMLDRDRGRFRDCRARADEMPLGAGALAGAGFALDRAYTAKLLGFAGVSRNSLDAVSDRDAAVEFLAAAALTAVHLSRLAEEIVLWATDEFGFVRLPDAFATGSSMMPQKKNPDVAELVRGRTGRMIGALVALLTTLKGLPLAYNRDLQEDKGLLFDAAATLADALRVLAAMLPALTFDRARMAAASDGLLLATDLADLLVERGVPFRQAHEMVGGLVRHCLRTGTALRDLDPETLRAHAPLLDVAVVRTLTPATSVARRRALGGTAPVQVRRALARAVSERRR; this is translated from the coding sequence ATGACGAAGCGCGCCGCCCGCACGCGGCGGGCGTCCGCCGGCGCCAAGGCCTGGGCCGGGCGCTTCGACGAGCCCACGGCGCAGATCGTCGAGGAGTTCACGAGCTCGCTCGCGATCGATCGCCGGCTCTGGCCCCATGACCTCGACGGCAGCGTCGCGCACGTGCAGACGCTGGTGCGCGCGAAGCTGCTGACGCCGGCCGAGGGGAGCCGCCTGCGCCGCGGCCTCGAGCGCATCCGCACCGAGCTCGAGGACGGCGCCTTTCGCTTCAAGCGAAGCGACGAAGACGTCCACATGGCGATCGAGCGGCGCCTGACGGAGCTGGTGGGTCCCGTCGGCGGCAAGCTCCACACCGGCCGCAGCCGCAACGACCAGGTCGCGCTCGACCTGCGACTGTGGCTGCGCACCGAATGCGACCGTCAGGACGCCGCGCTCGCCGCCCTGCAGAAGGCGCTCGCCACCGTCGCCCGCAAGCACGGCGAGGCCGTCATGCCGGGCTACACGCACCTCCAGCGCGCGCAGCCGGTGCTGCTCGCGCACCACCTCCTCGCCTACCACGAGATGCTCGACCGCGACCGCGGCCGCTTCCGCGACTGCCGCGCGCGCGCCGACGAGATGCCGCTCGGCGCGGGAGCGCTCGCCGGCGCCGGCTTCGCGCTCGACCGCGCCTACACGGCGAAGCTCCTCGGCTTCGCCGGCGTCAGCCGCAACAGCCTCGACGCCGTCTCCGACCGCGACGCCGCCGTCGAGTTCCTCGCCGCCGCGGCGCTGACCGCCGTGCATCTGAGCCGTCTCGCGGAAGAGATCGTCCTCTGGGCCACCGACGAGTTCGGCTTCGTGCGCCTGCCCGACGCCTTCGCCACCGGCAGCTCGATGATGCCGCAGAAGAAGAACCCCGACGTCGCCGAGCTGGTGCGCGGCCGCACCGGGCGCATGATCGGCGCGCTGGTGGCGCTGCTGACGACGCTGAAGGGCCTGCCGCTCGCCTACAATCGCGACCTGCAGGAGGACAAGGGCCTCCTCTTCGACGCCGCCGCGACGCTCGCCGACGCGCTGCGCGTGCTCGCGGCCATGCTGCCCGCGCTGACCTTCGACCGCGCGCGCATGGCCGCCGCGTCGGACGGCCTGCTGCTCGCGACCGACCTCGCCGACCTGCTGGTCGAGCGCGGCGTGCCCTTTCGCCAGGCGCACGAGATGGTCGGCGGCCTCGTGCGCCACTGCCTGCGTACGGGCACCGCGCTGCGCGACCTCGACCCCGAGACGCTGCGCGCACACGCGCCGCTCCTCGACGTCGCCGTGGTGCGCACGCTGACGCCGGCGACGTCGGTTGCCCGCCGGCGGGCGCTCGGCGGCACGGCGCCCGTGCAGGTCCGGCGCGCGCTCGCGCGGGCGGTGTCGGAGCGGCGGCGATGA